In Isoalcanivorax indicus, the following proteins share a genomic window:
- a CDS encoding class I SAM-dependent rRNA methyltransferase, with translation MTDTLPTLRLRRGEERRLRSGHLWIYSNEVDTERTPLKGLTPGVEVVVEDYRGKALGRAYANPQSLICARLFSRDPQQGLSGSLLKKRIADAITFRERLFPEHCYRAVFGEADGLPGLVIDRYRDLFVMQSGTAGMEAVQDRVADILVAQHGARVVVAKNESSIRELEGLEAYTRALHGDLPESVSLSENGVEYSAPLAGGQKTGWFFDHRAARRQLIPLAKGARVLDVFAYCGAWGVLAATQGASDVTCLDSSAAALEYVHRNAEANGVGDRVQSLHADAFAGMKELAAAGEKFDIVVLDPPAFIKRRKDAKNGLAGYHAINELAVRLVAPGGILVSASCSMHLPAAQLLDVVRASARHIDRFAQVFAQAGQAEDHPVHPAIPETAYLKSWFARILPSL, from the coding sequence GTGACCGACACCCTGCCCACCCTGCGATTGCGCCGTGGCGAGGAACGCCGCCTGCGTTCCGGCCACCTGTGGATCTATTCCAACGAAGTGGATACCGAGCGCACGCCGCTGAAAGGTCTGACGCCCGGTGTCGAGGTGGTCGTGGAAGACTACCGCGGCAAGGCACTGGGCCGCGCCTACGCCAACCCTCAGTCGCTGATCTGTGCCCGTCTGTTCAGCCGCGACCCGCAACAGGGTCTGTCCGGCAGCCTGCTGAAAAAACGCATCGCCGATGCGATCACTTTCCGCGAGCGACTGTTCCCGGAACACTGTTACCGCGCCGTATTCGGTGAAGCTGACGGCCTGCCGGGCCTGGTCATCGACCGTTACCGCGATCTGTTTGTCATGCAGTCGGGGACGGCGGGCATGGAAGCCGTGCAGGATCGCGTGGCCGATATCCTCGTGGCCCAGCACGGGGCCCGCGTGGTGGTGGCGAAGAATGAAAGCAGCATCCGCGAACTCGAAGGTCTGGAGGCCTACACCCGCGCCCTGCACGGCGACCTGCCGGAATCCGTTTCACTGTCCGAGAACGGCGTCGAATACAGTGCGCCGCTGGCGGGCGGGCAGAAGACAGGCTGGTTTTTTGACCACCGCGCGGCCCGCCGCCAGTTGATTCCGCTGGCGAAGGGCGCACGCGTGCTGGACGTGTTCGCCTACTGCGGTGCCTGGGGGGTGCTGGCGGCCACCCAGGGCGCCAGCGACGTCACCTGTCTGGATTCCTCCGCGGCGGCACTGGAATACGTGCACCGCAATGCCGAGGCCAATGGTGTCGGTGACCGGGTCCAGTCCCTGCACGCTGATGCGTTCGCGGGCATGAAGGAGCTGGCGGCGGCGGGCGAGAAGTTCGATATCGTGGTGCTGGATCCGCCGGCCTTTATCAAGCGTCGCAAGGACGCGAAAAACGGCCTGGCGGGATACCACGCGATCAACGAGCTGGCGGTGCGTCTGGTGGCACCGGGCGGCATTCTGGTATCGGCCTCCTGCTCGATGCATCTGCCGGCGGCACAGCTGCTGGACGTGGTGCGTGCCAGCGCGCGCCATATCGATCGCTTTGCCCAGGTGTTTGCCCAGGCCGGGCAGGCCGAAGATCACCCTGTGCATCCGGCAATTCCCGAGACGGCC
- the gcvPB gene encoding aminomethyl-transferring glycine dehydrogenase subunit GcvPB encodes MSTPDTRDDLLIFERSHPGRRAMAQAPKALPADRLAAIPDSLRRRARPALPEVSELQVVRHYTNLSSKNFAIDKQFYPLGSCTMKYNPRGANRAAMLPGFLGRHPLAPESHSQGYLACLYELQEFLKEVTGMKGVSLTPMAGAQGEFAGVAMIRAYHDARNDHGRTEILIPEAAHGTNPATAVMCGYTVREVPVNRDGDVDLDALKAACGPQTAGLMMTNPSTCGVFERQIDAIAKTVHEAGGLLYYDGANLNAILGKVRPGDMGFDVIHMNLHKTFATPHGGGGPGAGPVGVSERLKPFLPTPIVGRDGERYRWLDRNDLPQSIGQLSAFMGNAGVLLRAGFYARVLGREGMIRVGEYSTLAANYLLKRLEAVGCTAAYPARRASHEFLLTFAKEAKTLGVSAMDIAKRLLDYNQHAPTTYFPLLVPECFLIEPTETETKEALDAFVEAMAAILAEAKNDPELLKGAPWTQPVRRLDDVKAARELDLVWRE; translated from the coding sequence ATGAGTACGCCGGATACCCGCGATGACCTGCTGATTTTTGAACGCTCGCACCCCGGCCGTCGCGCCATGGCTCAGGCGCCGAAAGCCCTGCCCGCTGATCGGCTGGCGGCGATTCCTGACAGTCTGCGCCGTCGTGCCCGCCCGGCATTGCCGGAAGTGTCGGAACTGCAAGTGGTGCGTCACTACACCAACCTGTCGTCAAAGAATTTTGCCATCGACAAGCAGTTCTACCCGCTCGGCTCCTGCACCATGAAATACAACCCGCGCGGCGCCAACCGCGCGGCCATGCTGCCCGGTTTTCTGGGCCGCCATCCGCTGGCGCCAGAGAGCCACAGCCAGGGCTATCTGGCCTGCCTGTACGAACTGCAGGAATTTCTCAAGGAAGTCACCGGCATGAAAGGCGTGTCGCTGACGCCGATGGCCGGTGCCCAGGGGGAGTTTGCCGGGGTGGCGATGATTCGCGCCTACCACGATGCCCGCAATGACCACGGGCGCACGGAAATCCTGATTCCGGAAGCGGCCCACGGCACCAACCCGGCGACGGCCGTCATGTGTGGCTATACCGTGCGCGAAGTGCCGGTCAACCGCGATGGCGATGTGGATCTGGACGCCCTGAAAGCCGCCTGCGGGCCGCAGACTGCCGGGCTGATGATGACCAACCCGTCCACCTGTGGTGTGTTCGAGCGGCAGATTGATGCCATCGCGAAAACCGTCCATGAAGCGGGCGGCCTGTTGTACTACGACGGCGCCAACCTGAATGCCATTCTCGGCAAGGTGCGCCCGGGTGACATGGGCTTTGATGTCATCCACATGAACCTGCACAAGACCTTTGCCACGCCGCACGGCGGGGGGGGGCCGGGGGCCGGCCCGGTGGGCGTCAGCGAGCGCCTGAAGCCGTTCCTGCCAACCCCGATTGTGGGCCGTGACGGCGAGCGTTATCGCTGGCTGGATCGCAACGACCTGCCGCAGAGCATCGGCCAGCTGTCGGCCTTCATGGGCAATGCCGGTGTCCTGCTGCGTGCCGGTTTTTACGCCCGCGTGCTGGGTCGCGAAGGCATGATTCGCGTCGGCGAATACTCGACCCTGGCGGCCAACTACCTGCTCAAGCGACTGGAAGCTGTGGGGTGTACGGCGGCTTACCCGGCCCGCCGCGCCAGCCACGAGTTCCTGCTGACGTTCGCAAAAGAGGCGAAGACGCTGGGCGTCTCTGCCATGGATATCGCCAAGCGGCTGCTGGACTATAATCAGCATGCGCCGACCACCTACTTCCCGTTGCTGGTACCCGAGTGCTTCCTGATCGAGCCCACGGAAACCGAAACGAAAGAAGCGCTGGATGCGTTCGTAGAAGCCATGGCGGCCATCCTGGCTGAAGCGAAGAACGACCCGGAATTGCTGAAAGGCGCACCCTGGACCCAGCCGGTACGGCGCCTGGATGATGTGAAGGCCGCGCGTGAACTGGATCTTGTCTGGCGCGAATGA
- the gcvPA gene encoding aminomethyl-transferring glycine dehydrogenase subunit GcvPA has translation MPYIPHTPDDVQAMLAAIGAERIEDLFDEIPEHLKAGRLDALPDGLSEMEVTALMARRASQDAGALCFLGAGAYEHHIPAAVWEIATRGEFYTAYTPYQAEASQGTLQTIYEFQTLMARLTGMDVSNASVYDGASGLSEAVLMALRANRKSKSGRVLMPDAVNPRYRQVVQDICVNQGVELVSVPVDRNSGVTPTAALSAHDGEDFAALVIAQPNFFGCLEDVHALTDWAHAQGMLVIAVVNPTALALLTPPGEWGSEGADIVVGEGQPLGVPLSSGGPYFGFMCCKQKHVRQMPGRIIGRTVDLEGRPGFTLTLQAREQHIRRSKATSNICTNQGLAMTAATIYLSLLGPEGLENVAAHCHANTRDLVAALTALDGVSEAFAAPTFHEAVLRLPRPAAEVLPALAARGIIGGYDLGRDDPALADCVLVCATETRTAEDISAYAAALAAVLAEEAA, from the coding sequence ATGCCGTACATTCCCCACACCCCCGATGATGTGCAGGCGATGCTGGCGGCCATTGGTGCCGAACGTATCGAGGACCTGTTTGACGAAATCCCCGAGCACCTGAAGGCCGGGCGCCTGGACGCCCTGCCCGACGGCCTGTCGGAAATGGAAGTGACCGCCCTGATGGCCCGCCGTGCCAGCCAGGATGCCGGGGCGCTGTGTTTCCTCGGGGCCGGTGCCTACGAGCACCACATCCCGGCGGCGGTGTGGGAGATTGCCACACGCGGCGAGTTCTATACGGCCTACACGCCCTATCAGGCGGAAGCCAGCCAGGGCACGTTGCAGACCATTTATGAATTCCAGACCCTGATGGCGCGACTGACCGGGATGGATGTCAGCAATGCCTCGGTGTACGACGGCGCCTCGGGTCTGTCGGAAGCCGTGCTGATGGCGCTGCGCGCCAACCGCAAGTCGAAGTCTGGCCGTGTGCTGATGCCGGATGCGGTCAACCCGCGCTATCGCCAGGTGGTGCAGGACATCTGCGTCAATCAGGGCGTTGAGCTGGTCAGCGTGCCGGTCGACCGCAACAGCGGCGTCACGCCGACCGCCGCGCTGAGTGCCCACGACGGCGAGGATTTTGCGGCGCTGGTCATTGCCCAGCCCAATTTTTTCGGCTGTCTGGAAGACGTGCACGCGCTCACCGACTGGGCCCACGCCCAGGGCATGCTGGTGATTGCCGTGGTCAACCCGACCGCCCTGGCCCTGCTGACACCGCCAGGCGAGTGGGGGAGTGAGGGGGCCGATATCGTGGTGGGCGAAGGCCAGCCGCTGGGGGTGCCCCTGTCCTCCGGTGGGCCCTACTTCGGCTTCATGTGCTGCAAGCAGAAACATGTACGGCAGATGCCCGGCCGTATCATCGGTCGCACCGTCGATCTCGAAGGCCGACCCGGTTTCACCCTGACCCTGCAGGCCCGCGAACAGCACATCCGCCGTTCCAAGGCGACCTCGAACATCTGCACCAACCAGGGTCTGGCGATGACGGCCGCGACCATCTACCTGTCCCTGCTGGGGCCGGAGGGGCTGGAAAATGTGGCTGCCCATTGTCACGCCAATACCCGCGATCTGGTGGCCGCGCTGACCGCGCTCGACGGGGTCAGTGAAGCCTTTGCCGCGCCGACGTTCCACGAGGCCGTGTTGCGGCTGCCCCGCCCTGCGGCCGAGGTGCTGCCGGCACTGGCGGCGCGCGGCATCATTGGCGGTTACGACCTGGGTCGCGATGATCCCGCGCTGGCCGATTGCGTGCTGGTGTGCGCCACCGAGACGCGCACCGCAGAAGACATCAGTGCCTACGCTGCCGCCCTGGCGGCGGTGCTCGCCGAGGAGGCCGCATGA
- a CDS encoding GNAT family N-acetyltransferase, protein MTTLRIERARRADLAELAHVAQTVHAHSFADMLGPAALQRDLNGPLSAWHLRMQARSDLFLVARRKGVILGLAQVGVCDTPAEDLWLPCMLSSGALELRRIYVLPSAQEQGLGNALLGAATEVAEQAGADMLLDVWAGNTRAQRLYARAGFVFCGNRILPPDRAASQRGASLDLIMIRRYRRSVAHSG, encoded by the coding sequence ATGACCACCCTGCGCATTGAACGGGCGCGCCGCGCCGACCTGGCGGAGCTGGCTCACGTCGCGCAGACCGTTCATGCCCACAGCTTTGCCGACATGCTGGGCCCGGCCGCGCTGCAACGAGACCTCAATGGCCCGCTGTCCGCCTGGCACCTGCGCATGCAGGCCCGCTCGGACCTGTTTCTGGTGGCGCGCCGCAAGGGCGTCATCCTGGGTCTGGCACAGGTCGGTGTCTGTGATACGCCCGCCGAAGACCTCTGGTTGCCTTGCATGCTCAGCTCTGGTGCCCTGGAATTACGCCGCATCTATGTGCTGCCTTCGGCCCAGGAACAGGGCCTGGGCAATGCGTTGCTGGGCGCAGCGACCGAAGTGGCGGAGCAGGCCGGCGCTGACATGCTGCTGGATGTCTGGGCGGGCAACACCCGTGCCCAGCGTCTCTATGCCCGAGCGGGCTTTGTCTTCTGCGGCAACCGCATCCTGCCGCCAGATCGCGCAGCCAGCCAGCGCGGCGCCAGCCTCGATCTGATCATGATACGGCGCTACCGCCGCAGCGTGGCCCATTCGGGCTGA
- a CDS encoding AraC family transcriptional regulator, whose protein sequence is MDIDTECIPLGHMQTYFDLRKGLVLKMDWLERRSQIRLNNPDEILDTIIGINPETFYRNAGIDYRDGDDARFISTRQCLALVDQAVRALGMPYLGLVMGNLMTASHHGMAGMAAVTQPTLRECMETVCRYCDELFPPLEMTADMSGAEGWLEISEAIPLHPYSHFFFELNTVSFYNIFLHLVGEGRDAFRVEFSYPEPAWGHIYRRYFRCPVLFDQPRTRIVGDASLADFELPLANRLMAMSAEKTLFENIPTRAMRLLPVRLRRLLMRCYGAFPSLENAASDLGMSGRTLRRKLSESGTSYQQELDAVRQKLAREYFARGGESVTEVAMMLGFADSSAFAKAFRRWTGMSPSDYLLGREPRNM, encoded by the coding sequence ATGGATATCGACACCGAGTGCATTCCACTGGGGCACATGCAGACCTACTTCGATCTGCGCAAGGGGCTGGTCCTGAAAATGGACTGGCTCGAGCGTCGTAGCCAGATTCGCCTGAATAATCCCGACGAAATTCTCGACACCATCATCGGCATCAATCCCGAAACCTTCTACCGCAACGCCGGAATTGATTACCGCGATGGCGATGACGCCCGCTTCATCAGCACGCGCCAGTGCCTGGCGCTGGTGGACCAGGCGGTGCGCGCGCTGGGCATGCCTTACCTTGGTCTGGTCATGGGCAACCTGATGACGGCCTCGCATCACGGCATGGCGGGCATGGCTGCAGTGACCCAGCCGACCTTGCGCGAGTGCATGGAAACCGTGTGCCGCTATTGCGACGAGCTGTTCCCGCCGCTGGAGATGACCGCCGACATGAGCGGCGCTGAAGGGTGGCTCGAAATCAGCGAAGCGATCCCGCTGCACCCGTATTCGCATTTCTTCTTCGAACTCAACACGGTCAGTTTCTATAATATTTTTCTGCATCTGGTGGGTGAAGGCCGTGATGCCTTCCGGGTGGAATTCAGCTATCCGGAACCGGCCTGGGGGCATATCTACCGCCGCTACTTCCGCTGCCCGGTCCTCTTCGATCAGCCACGCACCCGCATCGTCGGTGATGCGTCGCTGGCGGATTTCGAGCTGCCCCTGGCCAATCGCCTGATGGCCATGTCAGCGGAAAAGACCCTGTTCGAGAATATCCCCACCCGCGCCATGCGCCTGCTGCCGGTGCGGCTGCGGCGCCTGCTGATGCGTTGCTATGGCGCCTTCCCGTCGCTGGAAAACGCCGCGTCGGACCTGGGTATGAGCGGCCGCACCCTGCGCCGCAAGCTGTCCGAGAGCGGCACCAGCTACCAGCAGGAACTGGATGCCGTGCGGCAGAAACTGGCCCGGGAATACTTCGCCCGGGGCGGCGAGTCCGTCACGGAAGTGGCCATGATGCTGGGCTTTGCCGATTCCTCCGCCTTTGCCAAGGCCTTCCGCCGCTGGACCGGCATGTCGCCCAGCGACTACCTGCTGGGGCGCGAGCCCAGAAATATGTGA